The Mesorhizobium sp. M1D.F.Ca.ET.043.01.1.1 genome contains a region encoding:
- a CDS encoding DUF3085 domain-containing protein: protein MFTFPIVAVRKVIDQGIADAAANGGFRNPYYGTRPGEGEKPGVWLVGDQGVYLCSNGKLAEGARPLVVYCEQCHPDGHPDWWDYKRRHFGADDGIEFIEAERLVPLFDRHRRATHLTVELTEAEIALSLITR, encoded by the coding sequence ATGTTTACATTTCCGATTGTGGCGGTCCGCAAGGTGATCGATCAGGGCATTGCCGATGCGGCGGCCAATGGCGGGTTTCGCAACCCCTATTACGGCACAAGGCCCGGCGAGGGCGAGAAGCCCGGCGTCTGGCTGGTCGGCGACCAGGGTGTCTATCTATGCTCCAACGGCAAGCTCGCCGAGGGGGCGCGTCCCCTCGTCGTCTATTGCGAGCAATGCCACCCGGACGGCCATCCCGACTGGTGGGACTACAAGCGCCGGCATTTCGGGGCCGATGACGGCATCGAGTTCATCGAGGCCGAGCGGCTTGTCCCGCTCTTTGACCGCCATCGGCGCGCAACACATCTCACCGTCGAGCTCACCGAGGCCGAAATCGCGCTCTCGCTGATCACTCGCTGA
- a CDS encoding DUF1419 domain-containing protein: protein MNATSPIRKIYQGIADRRQMFRLFDRHAQRPNRFADDAGALYGNEWFELDQSGHDHMLEILPPLWMRADMFALSEFLTGSVTSVFFRLSIDGRVRYFHGYCDLSDKGSPERMRAAIVERESWPVKAITHEERLEHIWSSTHDDYRGYAGEDWLPELRGKRTLLVYVRGRTVLKPLEDLSDQEIAAKLPVHLRHLPTDVAA, encoded by the coding sequence ATGAACGCCACCTCTCCCATCCGCAAGATCTACCAGGGCATCGCCGACCGCCGGCAGATGTTCCGTCTCTTCGACCGCCATGCGCAACGGCCCAACCGCTTCGCGGATGACGCCGGCGCTCTTTACGGGAACGAATGGTTCGAGCTTGACCAGTCCGGGCACGACCACATGCTCGAGATCCTGCCGCCGCTCTGGATGCGCGCCGACATGTTCGCGCTCAGCGAATTTCTCACCGGCAGCGTCACCAGCGTGTTTTTCCGGCTCAGCATCGACGGTCGCGTCCGCTACTTCCATGGCTATTGCGATCTCAGCGACAAGGGTTCGCCAGAGCGCATGCGGGCCGCGATCGTGGAGCGCGAGTCGTGGCCAGTGAAGGCGATCACGCATGAAGAACGCCTCGAGCATATCTGGTCGAGCACGCATGACGACTATCGCGGTTATGCGGGCGAGGACTGGCTGCCCGAGTTGCGCGGCAAGCGCACCCTGCTCGTCTATGTCCGCGGGCGCACCGTGCTCAAGCCTCTCGAGGATCTGAGCGACCAGGAGATTGCCGCCAAGCTGCCCGTGCATCTCAGGCACTTGCCCACCGACGTCGCGGCGTGA
- a CDS encoding DUF3991 and toprim domain-containing protein, producing the protein MFRLVEHLEGVRFVEALDHVADLIGFVPREPVWTRVPHKHPPDRSISERWQSRRRPWQGSVTWRYLHDERCLSGAVIRAAIRQDRLREGPRGSMWAAHIDEAGLLTGWEERGPEWRGFASGGAKLLFRLGAVEAIRFCVTEAAIDAMSLAAIEELRPGSLYLSTGGGWAPATVAAIRGLAARNGALLVAATDNNTQGDVYAGRLEAIAAEAGCGFERLRPVADDWNEDLRAPKLQKKEEGGDKKTRLPHARRPRQG; encoded by the coding sequence GTGTTCCGCCTGGTCGAGCACCTCGAGGGCGTCCGCTTCGTGGAGGCGCTAGATCATGTGGCGGATCTGATCGGGTTCGTTCCTCGAGAGCCCGTCTGGACGAGAGTTCCTCACAAACATCCTCCGGACCGTTCCATTTCCGAGCGTTGGCAAAGCCGCCGCAGGCCGTGGCAAGGCTCCGTGACCTGGCGTTACCTGCACGACGAGCGCTGTCTCTCCGGGGCCGTCATCCGCGCGGCGATCCGCCAGGACCGGCTCCGCGAAGGCCCGCGCGGCAGCATGTGGGCGGCGCACATCGATGAGGCCGGCCTGCTCACCGGCTGGGAGGAGCGCGGTCCTGAATGGCGGGGGTTTGCGAGCGGAGGCGCCAAGCTGCTGTTTCGTCTTGGCGCTGTCGAGGCAATCCGCTTCTGCGTCACCGAAGCGGCCATCGATGCCATGAGCCTTGCCGCGATCGAGGAGCTGCGGCCCGGCAGCCTTTATCTGAGCACCGGCGGCGGCTGGGCGCCGGCGACCGTGGCGGCGATCCGCGGGCTTGCCGCGCGCAACGGCGCGCTTCTTGTCGCCGCAACCGACAACAACACCCAGGGCGACGTCTATGCCGGCCGGCTCGAAGCGATCGCGGCGGAGGCGGGGTGCGGTTTCGAGCGGCTGCGTCCCGTCGCCGATGATTGGAACGAGGACCTGCGTGCGCCAAAACTCCAGAAGAAGGAAGAAGGAGGGGACAAAAAAACCCGGCTGCCGCATGCCCGCCGGCCGCGTCAAGGGTGA
- a CDS encoding DUF982 domain-containing protein: MSRFERPVVIQLSRHAAERVVFDVNDAATILLRDLTRETKKRKAAMDACLRVLRGESHPPAARRAFVAAALEAKILRSD, from the coding sequence TTGAGCAGATTTGAGCGGCCGGTCGTTATCCAGCTGAGCCGTCACGCCGCGGAGCGTGTCGTGTTCGATGTCAATGACGCGGCCACGATCTTGCTGCGGGATCTCACTCGTGAAACGAAAAAGCGCAAGGCAGCGATGGACGCGTGTCTGCGCGTATTGCGCGGTGAGAGCCATCCACCGGCCGCCCGCAGAGCTTTCGTCGCAGCGGCGCTCGAAGCAAAGATCCTGCGTAGCGATTGA
- a CDS encoding DUF982 domain-containing protein produces the protein MDAEEFGSPIFVKRATYIVQEIASLADAIDFLNDWPEDQRDLTHQTALRACCDAEDRHKPVTAAHHAFIDFARQVAILEDSISAMQWIAACKKRRA, from the coding sequence ATGGATGCGGAGGAGTTCGGCAGCCCCATTTTCGTGAAGCGTGCGACCTACATCGTCCAAGAGATTGCGAGCCTCGCGGACGCCATCGATTTCCTCAACGACTGGCCTGAGGATCAAAGAGATCTGACCCACCAGACCGCTCTTCGGGCTTGCTGTGACGCAGAGGATAGGCATAAGCCCGTGACCGCCGCGCACCATGCTTTTATCGATTTCGCCAGGCAGGTCGCCATCCTCGAAGATTCAATCTCTGCCATGCAGTGGATCGCCGCCTGCAAGAAGCGGCGCGCGTAG
- a CDS encoding MucR family transcriptional regulator: protein MTEEAENNTDALIELTAEVVSAYVSNNPLPVGELPALIGQVHAALKGTMGGPVAKPEDLKPAVPIRKSVTPDYIISLEDGKKFKSLKRHLATHYGLTPEEYRAKWGLSADYPMVAPNYAAARSALAKTMGLGRKPNEAQQTAPAKRTRKKPAS, encoded by the coding sequence GTGACAGAAGAAGCCGAAAACAATACTGACGCCCTCATCGAGCTTACCGCCGAAGTCGTGTCGGCCTATGTGTCGAACAATCCACTCCCGGTAGGTGAGCTTCCGGCTCTAATCGGCCAGGTGCATGCTGCGTTGAAGGGCACGATGGGCGGCCCGGTGGCGAAGCCTGAGGACCTCAAGCCTGCCGTTCCCATCAGGAAGTCGGTCACGCCCGACTACATCATCAGCCTGGAGGATGGAAAGAAGTTCAAGTCGCTGAAGCGTCATCTGGCGACCCACTATGGTCTGACGCCCGAAGAATACCGGGCGAAATGGGGACTATCGGCAGACTATCCGATGGTTGCCCCGAACTATGCCGCCGCGCGCTCAGCTTTGGCGAAGACCATGGGCCTCGGCAGAAAACCCAATGAGGCCCAACAGACCGCACCGGCAAAGAGGACCCGCAAAAAGCCGGCTTCCTGA